DNA sequence from the Liolophura sinensis isolate JHLJ2023 chromosome 1, CUHK_Ljap_v2, whole genome shotgun sequence genome:
TGCGCCTATACACCACTTCCCAGCTTCCAATTCCGCGCTTGATACAACGGTCCACggtagatatatatgtatgcctatACCTCAGATTTCATGCGACAACCCCTTGGAACAAGTCGAGGAAAATTCATTAGTTGTACTTCATTGGCGCCGAAGCAGATCAAGATTTTCTTGTCTTCTTTTATTTTGCATATCTAAGCTAAATGTAGTAAAGCTGCATTCTGGTCCAAGTCCAACTGGAACTGAACGATCGATGCAGGTTGATCATGCTGAATAGATGTTACTTTGTGATGGACACAATGTGTTTATATTCCTAGTCAGGCCATGACTTGCATCTTTACCTTTTTGACACCACCGTGTTTGATTAACGTCTGTCATGTCTCATTTTGTTCAGCTTTCATAACGATGAGTGATGGAAGAGAATGGCGAGGGGGTACATTCTGACCAGAGGATACGTCTCGTTAGCGTAAGATGAGCAATTCCGGTCGGAAAGCCCAAAGCTTGGAGACGCTTGTATCACGCTTCTCGGCCAAGAAAAAGCGCGAGCAAGACATCACGTTCTGGAGTGGCGAGTCGGAGGGTTTCCTGAGTACGGACCGGACCTATTCTCTCACACCCAGGCAAGTGTCCAATGAGCTGGGGGAGAGCCAGGTGCCTCGTGTTCCCGCTAGAGAGAAAGACGTGCTCTCTGCACACGGCTACTTCTTTCAAAGCATTATTAGCGAGTCAAAGTGTAGTAAATTGTACAATGTTACTGACAGAAGAAACGGTAAACTAAAAGCGGTAAGGGTTTACACCATCGAGAATGCAGCTTTAGCCTCTCCACATTTTGTGAACTTCATCAAGAACGAGATTACTACTTTATCCCAAATTCAACATGAAAACATCATCAGGTTGTACTACAACTTTCAGTACTACTCCAGACATTACGTTATCATGGACTACATGGAAAACGGTTCTCTGGAAAACTACATGAAAGCACACAGGCTCTTTCCCTCGCCAAAAGAGCGCAAATCTATCTTCCAGCAGATGTTGTCAGCCTGTAAGTATTGTCACGATATCAATATCGTTCACCATGACCTCAAGCTGACAAATATACTATTGGATAAGAACAATGACATTAAGTTATATGGTTTTGGGTGGTGTGTGCCGTGGGCTAGCGAACAAGGGGAGGTTGAGCTGTGTACCGACTATTGCGGAAACCTGGACTATGCCGCCCCGGAAGTGCTAACCCACACGCCATACGACCCCCGACCCGTAGATATTTGGGCGCTAGGAGTGATTTTGTATACACTTCTTTGTTTTGAGTTACCGTTTGGATCCGTCAGCTCAAGCACCCGCCGACTTTTCAAGTACCAGAAATCTCGGAAACTACGCAAAAGGATCGTTAAGAAGGCCCCACCGGAAGAGCAGTCGTGTATTCACCTTATCTTGGACATGCTAGAGCCCGATGTGACGCAAAGAATCTCacttaattctatattttcctgCAAGTGGCTTTCCGAAGAACGCAAAAGTAAGGCTGAGAACGCTAAATCCACACCCTTTGAATCCTCGCCATCTTCCCTGAGTGGCATATTTACAGAGTAATCGAGGACAAATTTATATCTGTATGACTGCGGTGACCAGTTTTTATACTGCACTAAACAATGGCAACTGTGAATGGAAGATTCATCACAAAGACTCGAGTGCCAAGGAAATGGTCGATTTTATTACAAATGACGATTCAGTCAAATCGTAGTATCACAGTTAGTCAAAAGAAATCTCGTGTTTCTtggaatgtataaaatatatgatgAAGGGACAGAGGGCGTGGTCGGACAACTGCTTATACTGCTCATGCGCTGTCAACGGCTTCAACATCTTCGTCATCTGttagacaaaaataaacactatgttatatatataagcgaattatatatataaacgaaTAATAGTATTATATGTTCTCTGTAACTCCCTTTTACTTACTCAAGTAAGTACAGTTCACAGACATTAAACAGTTACTCTGCACGGGTGTTTTGGTGATTTTGATGATTTCAAAGAGATTACATCTTGGTGATGAACGTTAGTCCTGGTGAAATATTAATGGTCGTGGGATTATATTTTAGTGGTAATGTGGAACACACTTACCGGTTTCGAACACCCAGGGTGCTTCCAGAAACTCGGACTGGCTGATAAGGGAATCTCCTGTAAAACAATGGCATATTAATTAACATTAAGAAACTGTACTGTTTCACACAAGATTTTTTTAGTGTGATTTATACATGTCAACAACATGAGTAATTTTTATGTACAGATTCTCACTCTCCATAATAATTGTTATGATAATATATGAGCAAAATAATCATAACATCTGTATGGAGAGTGAGAAGAGGATTCTAAGTGGACCTTAAGATATTTTTGCTGCTGACATTAAGACATAATAACATATGTGCAAATATTATGTCTTAATTTCAGCTGTAAAAATACCTTTAGGCCCACTTAGATTTTTATTGAAAGCACTTAACATTCCTAAACCAATTGTCATTGagaaaaagtaaacattttaagCAGTGAAAAATGTATCATGTAATAGAGTGCAGAAGACACCTACCGTTGGCATCGGCGTATTCGAACGTCTTAATTACGCCTGGGTGAGAAGGACTCAGATCGAGAACATCTGCCAACTCATCAATACTGATGAAAT
Encoded proteins:
- the LOC135466813 gene encoding testis-specific serine/threonine-protein kinase 1-like, with translation MSNSGRKAQSLETLVSRFSAKKKREQDITFWSGESEGFLSTDRTYSLTPRQVSNELGESQVPRVPAREKDVLSAHGYFFQSIISESKCSKLYNVTDRRNGKLKAVRVYTIENAALASPHFVNFIKNEITTLSQIQHENIIRLYYNFQYYSRHYVIMDYMENGSLENYMKAHRLFPSPKERKSIFQQMLSACKYCHDINIVHHDLKLTNILLDKNNDIKLYGFGWCVPWASEQGEVELCTDYCGNLDYAAPEVLTHTPYDPRPVDIWALGVILYTLLCFELPFGSVSSSTRRLFKYQKSRKLRKRIVKKAPPEEQSCIHLILDMLEPDVTQRISLNSIFSCKWLSEERKSKAENAKSTPFESSPSSLSGIFTE